A window of Chryseobacterium aquaeductus genomic DNA:
TTACCTGTACTTTTAACTACAGCACCTGGAGCAGATAGTGATAATCTAGCATTGTCTGCACCAAGGATAGATCCCGTCACAGGGTTTTCTAATCCTCTATACATTACATTCATCTTATCAGCTGATAGTAATAAACCTTGTTCAAGTTTTACTTGTTGAGGACCTGCAATTACGTTATAAGTATGCGTGAAAGGAAATTGCTGTGCTTTTCCTGATGCATCTGTTAAAGTAATCACCCCACCAATCTTACGTTCTCCAAGACCTCCAGTATTTAAAGGAAGATAACCTTTACCATTTTCTTGTCTGCTTACACCACTAATGCTGATTTTATTACTATTAGAATAAGATCCTAACATAATGATCGCTTCAGCTTTTTTACCAGACTGAATGTCTGATGGTGCAGAAACAATTGCCTCGTATTGGTTGAACTTAATGCTTGCATCTACTTTTTCCTGAAGCATTAATGCTAATGCATCAGACTGTACGTTTCTCGCATCGTTCTGAATGATCTCTAAATTAGACATCGCAGCAATCAAAGGTTGGTTATAGAACTTATTCTGAAACCAAGTTTTCCCGTTAGGAGATTTTCCTTCAAGATAATCTGTAGTTAAAGATTTGTTTGCTCTTTCGACCAATTTTGATAATTGAGGATTGTTTCCGAAAGTAGATACGATATAAGATCTTACATCATCCATTTTCTTCTTCAACTCAAGTGCATTTGCAGACGGCTTATTTTCATCACCATCTTTAAAAAAGTAAGCAATTGTAGCTTCATTATTATTAAGCGCAGAAAAATTCTCGCTTACATTCATATCCTTTCCAGTCTTTGGATCTTTGTCTATAAACTCAGAATCTTTCTTAAGTTTTACTTTTACTTCTTCAGCAGCATTTACAAGTACATCTAGCTTTGTTTTCAAGACTTTGTACTGCTCCCAAGGCCCAGCATAAGTATCTGGAACTTGTTGTGCTTTAGCTTCTAGAGTTTTCTCAAAAATATCTTCGTTCTTTTGCTCTGTTAAAAATCTGGTATCATTAAGAGCTCTTGTAGAATCATAATAAGATCTGATGATTTCAACATCAATGTTTAGGGCCATCATTGCGATGAAAACCAAATACATTAGGTTGATCATCTTCTGACGTGGAGTCTGTTTTCCTTTTGCCATTATCTTTTCTTTAGTTTTTTATTAAATTAATGGTTCGGGATTATGACTTCATTGCTGTTAACATACCACCGTAAACTCTGTTTAAGCTGTTTAAGTTTGATGTTAAACCTTGTAATTCTTGGTTAAACTTCTCAGAATGTTCAGCAGATTTCTGCATATCTTCAACATATTTCTTAGCAAAATCAGATTGTCTCTGGCCGCTTTCTATCTGCATTGCATATAGAGCATTCATACTTTCCATGTGTTGAGCAGCTTTGTTTAACTGATCGTTGTATTTATGAGTAGAAGCAGATACATCAACTGTTTGGTTGATCTGATCTACAGAACTTGAAAATTTATCGATTCCTGTTCTTAATCTGTCAAATAACTGTACGTCTAATTTTGCATCTTGAAGCATCTTATCTAATTTACCAGACAATGAGTTTTCCAACTCTGCAAAATGATCCATTGTATTTTTAGCAGAAACATTTGAATGTAATGGGTTTGGGTTTGCATGCTTATCTAAAAGTTCCGGATAAACATTTTCCCAGTGGTAAGACTCCTCAGCTGCTGGAGGATCAAAAGCGAAAATAATAAAGATAATTGCCTCAGTAACAAGCCCTACTGTAAGTGCGATGTTACCATTAATTGGGCCAAAAGAGATGTGAGTAATTTTAAGCCAAGCTCCAAGAATTACAATTGCAGCACCGAATGAATAGAAGAAATTCATCCAAGCATCTTTAGTCTTAAACATATAAGTTAGTTTTTTTTAATGTTAAATAAAATAGTTTCTGAAAATAATTTAATTGATGCGATTCTTATCTGGTAACTCTTTTTACCTTCACAGCTGCCTCAGGAATATCCTGTACTGTTCTGAATCCGATATAACTTCTTGCAGAGTCTTTGCTTTCAAAATCTCTAGCTCCAGTCATCAACATATATCCAACATCTTTCCAAGAACCACCTCTAACAGATCTTTTAGAATCTTCTTTATCTTTAGTTGAAGGATTCAAAGTAGAAGAGAAACCATAAGAAGAATTGTTGTAAGCAGATTCTGTCCATTCAGAAACATTTCCTGCCATATCAAATAATCCAAAACCGTTTTTCTTGAATTTTCTTACCGGAGCAACATACATGTAAGTACCAAGTTTAGCATCTTCCATATAATCACCTCTTTTTGGTTTGAAATTTGCAAGATAACAACCTCTGTCATCCATCAAATAAGGACCGCCCCAAGGATAAGTTGCATTTTGTTTACCACCTCTTGCAGCATATTCCCATTCCATTTCAGTTGGAAGACGGAATTCGATAGGTCTTTGTTTTCTTCTTTTTAAGCTTTCATTATAATCAGTCTTCAATTTAGATCTGAAATTACAATATGCTCTAGCTTGATCCCAAGTTACCCCAACAACAGGATAATCTTTGTAAGCTTTGTGCCAAAAATATTGTTCGAACAATGGCTCGTTATAGGCAAAATGGAAATCTTTAACCCAAACAGTTGTATCAGGATAGATTGCAATACTTTCGCTTCTCAAGAAGTTCACACCTCTTTCGTTTTCAGCAAGAGCAGTATTCATATCTCCCCATTTATAGTTATATTTTAATTTACTAACGTCAAGAAGTCTTTCGCTACCTACTCTAGAAGAAGCAGGCAAGTACATAGATTCTAAAACTTCAGCATATTCTACATCAGGATATTTTGACGTATTCCAATGCAATGGGATTTTCCAGTCTAATTTTTTCGTATCATCAAAACCATCTCTACCACCTGCACCTTCAAGATATTCTTGGTACGCGGTAAGATTTTCTTCTTTTTTTGCAAGGTATGCATAATCTCCGATGCCTGTACCTTTACCACCACCGTCTCCACCTTCACCGGCAGCTTCAGCTAGCATAGTTCTTGCAATAGAGTCTCTCACGTAATTGATGAATACCCTATACTCCGCATTAGTTGTTTCTGCTTCATCCATAAAGAATGAAGATACAGTTACTGTTTTCAATGGTGCTTTTTCAGGGCTGTCTGTGAAATCCACATCAGCTTGACCTGCAACGAAAGATCCACCAGGAATGGCAACCATACCAAATGGTCTTTCCGCAACAAATGATTTTGTTTTTTCTCTAGGTATCAATTCCCCTTTTGTTCCTGGCTTCCCAACAGAAGAAGATCCACCACCTGAACAAGATACCGATGCTACTGACGCAGACAATAATAAAAGAAATATCCTTTTCATGTTAATTTTTATAATTAAGCCGTAAATATATAATTTTTTTAAGAAACTTTTAAGATTTTTTTTAGAATAACGAAAAAAATCTAAATTTATTTTATTTGCAAGTATTTTTACTCTACAGTTACAGATTTCGCAAGATTTCTTGGCTGGTCAACGTTTGCACCTCTGTAAACAGCTATATAATAAGCTAATAACTGCAAAGGAACGGATGCTACAATTGGTGAAAAACACTCCGAAGTCTCAGGAATTTCTATTACATAATCTGCCATAGCACTTACCTGTGTATCTCCTTTATTAACCACAGCAATCACTTTTCCTTTTCTAGCTTTAATTTCCTGTACATTACTAACGATTTTATCGTAATGACCCTTCTTTGGAGCTATAATAACGATCGGCATATTTTCATCTATCAAAGCAATAGGACCGTGCTTCATTTCTGCAGCTGGATAACCCTCTGCGTGGATGTAAGAAATTTCCTTTAATTTTAAGGCACCTTCCAATGCAGCAGGATAATTGTATCCTCTTCCTAGATATAGAAAATTGGTGGCATTAATGAAGTCTTTGGCAATACTTTGAGTTAACTCATGTGTAGCTTCTAAAACTTCTTCAATCTTCTTAGGAATTGCATTCAATTCTGCAATTAAGCTCATAAAATCTGCGTTTCCTAAATTTCCGTTATGCTTTCCTAGTTTTAATGCGATAAGCGAAAGAATGGTAAGCTGTGCCGTAAATGCTTTAGTAGATGCAACTCCAATCTCAGGACCCGCATGAGTATAAGATCCGGCGTCTGTAATTCTTGCAATTGAAGAATCGACCACATTACAAATACCATATATAAATGCACCTCTTTCTTTGGCCAGTTTCAAAGCTGCCATTGTATCTGCAGTTTCTCCTGATTGAGAAATCGCGATAACGACATCCTTATCTGTAATAATTGGGTTTCTATATCTGAATTCTGAAGCATATTCTACTTCTACAGGGATTCTGGCGAATTCTTCAATCAAATATTCACCGATAAGACCTGCGTGCCATGATGTACCACAAGCAATAATGGTAATTTTGTTTGCATTTTTGAATTTCTCAAGGTGATCCCAAATTCCAGCCATTTTTATAATTCCTTCTTCTACAATAAGTCTTCCTCTCATTGTATCATGAATAGATTTTGGCTGTTCGAATATTTCTTTAAGCATAAAATGCTCGTATCCGCCTTTCTCAATTTGTTCCAAATTCAATTTAAGTTCTTGAATTTCAGGAACAATTTTTGAATTATCGGTGATTGTTCTTATGTCTACACCATTTTCTAAAGAAAGAATCGCCATGTGACCTTCTTCCAAATAAATAGCCTCTTTTGTAAATTCTACAAATGGAGATGCATCTGATGCGATGAAATATTCTTGATCTCCAATTCCTATTGCTAAAGGAGAACCTAATCTTCCTACAACCAAAACTCCAGGATAATCTTCGTGCATTACGGTGATAGCATAAGCACCATAAACTTCATTCAAGGCGTATCTTACTGCTGTTGGAAAATCTGTCTCAATATTTAATTCCGTAAAATACTGGATTAAATTAACCAAGACTTCAGTATCAGTTTCAGATTTGAATGTATATCCTTTATCTGTAAGCATCGTCTTAATTGTATCATAATTTTCTATGATCCCATTGTGTACGATTGCGATTTTACCATTATTAGATACATGAGGATGAGAATTTCTGTCACTTGGAACTCCGTGTGTTGCCCAACGAGTATGCCCCATACCAACTTTTGCAATTCCTTTTAATTGACTTGAAATCTGTACAAGATCATCAACTTTGCCTTTTGTCTTTTCTACGTTAAAACTTTTGTTTTCACCTTCCAAAACAATTCCGGCACTATCGTAACCTCTGTATTCTAATCTTCTAAGACCATTAATTACTATATCGTAGGCATCTTGAAAACCTGTATAACCAACTATTCCGCACATAATTTAATATCGTGTTATTATTGTTTTTTATTTTTTACCGTAAGTAACTCTAAGTTTAATCTCGTAAGGTTTGCTAGGGTCATTATCCGGGTTTGTAGAATCTGTTCCTACAAATACCGCTCTATCAGTAGAGAATGCTCTTGATGTAAACTGATAACCTGCAAATGTATTTCCTGTAGATGACTGCAAGAAATTACCCATATCTATTTTGAAATATTTATTCGAGTAATCAATCTCTTCTCCAGGTTTAGCCTCCACAATATTTTTTAGAGACTGAGTGACAGTAAAATCATAGTATGCAGGATTTTTATCTAAAGCATAAGCTCTCATATAAGCAAAATTTGGAGTACTAGATAATTTCAGAAGATCTTCTGTGAAATTTGTAGTCACTTGATTTCCGGCAGTTTTTGTAAGATCCAAATCTCTTTGTACGATAGTCATTAAAGAAGGTTTTGGGTATTTATTCCAAGCAGTCTGGTCAGTATACATTCTGATTTTTGCACTGACGATGGCAGCCTTTTCGTTCTGATATAACATTTTCAATTTATCAATCGTAGCTTTAGGAAATCTGATTCCTATAGAATTACCACCCATAGCCTGAGCAAATAATTGTAAATCTCCTGTGTCCTTGTTTCCTGTTAATGCTGTTTGTGATGCCGAACCAGCTCTGTCATAAATATAGTTTCCGATATGTACATTCCCGTTCCCTATTGAGAAAGTATATTTCTTTTGAGTTTTCGCTGTTGCACCTGTATCGAGTGATTTGTAGTACATCAATAACTCAACTGTAGAAGGAGAGAACTGTACCAAATAACCATCTTGTTGTTCTACAGAAATTCTTAAACCTCTGAAATGTCTGATAAAGCTTGCGACATCTTTCAATTCAGGCTGACCTTTTTTATCAATAATTTTTGATTGAAAAAGATTGTTAGAAAGTAGCATCCTAAATCCTGCTTCAGATGAGAATAATGAAGCATTATCAGAATCTTTCGTGATGGCAATAGATCTAACGAAACCATCAAAATCTTTAGACCCAATAGGATTTAATTGATCAAATTCATAAATTTTATTTGAATAAGCAATATCGTTGTATCCATCTAAAAATTCTTTAACTTCATGAACTTTTACAGTAAGCTTTCCGCCATTAGCTTTCGTTTTACCATATTTTACTGCAGGATATCTATTCATAACCTGTTTTGCAGGAACTGCTCCGTCTGGATACACATAGTTTTCGTCTGTTACAGTTGTAACAGAATCTGATGCGTAAGTAGGTTTAATAACTAAAACTACCGAATCTACAATTGCTTCTGCTCCGAAATCCGGATCATAAGCCGGTAATCGTAATTGAGTATAATAAGCAGCTTTTTGCTTACCAAATTGACTTTCATTAAATGCACCAATGGTTGCCATCCCCAATTTTGAAGCATCGCTACGGATACTGTCATTATTACTCATATTATATGCAATAACGTCGTAGGCAACTTCATTACCTTCTGCAGCACCGTCTAAAAATAACTGCTCTCCTAGAGAATCTGGTTCCGGTTCGCAATTATACACCAACATTCCTCCAAAAATCACCATTGAAAGTATAGTGAAGGCTTTTTTCATATTATAAATCATCAAAACGTTCTTTTAATATAGTTTATTGATAGAATCTAAATCTAAATATTCTGATTTTGAAGTAGAAGTTTCATTAAATGCTTTATCTAAATCTCCTTCCAAAAATTCATCTCCTTTCACAACCTCATCTACATACTTCATGCTTTCGATTACAAAACTCTGGAAACTTGGTTTATTTAACGCTTCTAATCCTGAAATATTATCAAATTGCAATTTTTCTACAATACTTTTATCCAAAGGCGCATCTTTTTCATTGTATAATGAAAGTACGATTTTGGCATCTTTGAAATACGTGTCAGATTGGTAGAAAGTTTTTAGATATACCGGAATAAAAGAAGCCATCCAACCATTAAGATGAATAACATCCGGCACCCAATTGAGTTTCTTGATGGTTTCTATAACGCCTCTTGCAAAAAAGATTGCTCTCTCGTCATTATCTGCAAAGGCAGCACCTTCGTCATCAAAATAATATTGTTTTCTTTTAAAATATTCTTCGTTATCGATAAAATAAACCTGAAGCCTTTCTCCCGGAAGAGACGCTACTTTAATGATAAGAGGCTGATCTAAATCATTGATGATGATATTCATCCCGGAAAGTCGAATTACCTCATGAAGCTGAAATTTTCTCTCACTAATCTGTCCAAATCGTGGCATAAAAACTCTTACATCATTGCCTGCGTTGTGCATTTTAAGTGCCATTTTATTTACCACTGTTCCTAAATTGGTATCTTCCTGATAAGGGTACATCTCTGTGGTAATGTACAGTATTTTCTGATTGGGCATATAATTTTGTATAATTTTAAATAATGCTATAAGTTGCAAAATTACAAAAAAACATCCAACATTATTAGAATTAACATTTTTTTACGATAATCATCCGCGTCAAACTATCGATTCCTAAATATTAATACAAGATAATTTAGTATTTTTGAATTACTATTACAATAACTATGGAAGTTTTAAAAAGCAGAAAAACGCTTCAAGATTTTATCGAGAGACAAAAAGAAATGGGTAAAAAAATCGGTTTTGCCCCAACCATGGGAGCATTGCATAATGGGCATTTGTCTTTGTATGAGGCAGCCAGATCACAAAATGATTTGGTAATTTCTTCAATATTTGTCAATCCTACTCAATTTAATAACATTGAAGATCTGAAAAAATACCCTCGGGATATCAACAGAGATATAAAAATTCTCGAAAACTCAGGTTTAGTAGACGCCGTTTACATACCGGAAGTACAAGATATTTATCCTGAAAAAGCAGAAAGCAGACATTATGATTTTGATGGTTTGGAAAATGAAATGGAAGGAAAATCCAGACCCGGACATTTCGATGGTGTTGGAACAGTTGTGGAAGAGCTTTTCAAGCAGGTAAAGCCAGACAATGCATATTTTGGTGAAAAAGATTTTCAGCAATTAGCAATCATTAAAAAAATGACCGAAAAAAAGGGCCTTCATATTAATATTATTGGTGTAAATATATACAGAGCCGAAAACGGATTGGCATTAAGCTCAAGAAACCAAAGGCTTACGGAAGATCGAAGAAAAGACTCAAAAATCATCTACGAAACTCTCATTAAAGTGAATGATTGGTTTCGAGTTGTATCCATAAAAGAAATTAAAGACAGAGTGAAAGATGTTTTTGACGATCAAAAAGGAATGCAATTGGAATACTTTTTGATTGCTGATGAAAACACATTAAAAGAAACAGATTTTTTTTACAAAGATAAATCCTACAGGGCATTTATCGTGGTCGTGGTAGACGGTGTGAGATTGATTGACAATATGCATTTAGATTAATCAACATCTGTAAAAAATCAAAGGCTTCCGGAAGGAAGCCTTTGAACACCAAATCACAAAATATTAATATGAAAAAAATTTACTTTTCAGTAAACTTGTGACCCGGCTGGGATTCGAACCCAGGACCCATACATTAAAAGTGTATTGCTCTACCAGCTGAGCTACCGAGTCGGTCTTGTTTCATTAATATTTGATAAATATAAAATAAATTTTAGACTTACCAAACTTTTTTTTGCAGTGCCTGCGACTGGACTCGAACCAGCACATCCTTAGGAAACCACCCCCTCAAGATGGCGTGTCTACCAATTTCACCACGCAGGCAAAAAAATTATAGAAAATATAATATTTTTGCTAGTGACCCGGCTGGGATTCGAACCCAGGACCCATACATTAAAAGTGTATTGCTCTACCAGCTGAGCTACCGAGTCGGTCACTATATTACCAAGTTTTTACTGTTACCAATGTCCCTTGTTTTTAGTGGTGCAAAGATAGGACTTTTTTTAATTTCTCAAAACTTTTTCGCAAATTTGTTAAAAATAAATTCATGATAATTTCACTGGTCGGATACATGGGAAGTGGCAAATCTCACATTTCCAAAATTTTAAGCGATAAAATCAATTTCAAACTCATTGATCTTGATAGAGAAATTTCACGAAGAAATAAATTAACAATCCCTGAAATCTTCGAAAAAAGGGGTGAAATCTACTTTCGAAAGCTAGAAAGAGAAATTTTGGAGGAGATTCTTGCCACAGAAGAGAATATTGTTTTGAGCCTTGGAGGAGGCACACCTGTATATTACAATAATATGGAAATCATTAACCATAATTCTAAAAGTGTTTTTCTAAGAACCTCCATCAATATTTTGATTGAAAGAATTTCAAAACAAAAAGAGAAAAGACCTTTGATTGCTCACATTTCAGATGAAAACCTCCCTGAGTTTATCGCCAAACATTTATTTGAAAGAAATGAATTCTATAGCAAAGCACAGTTCAGCATCAGCACAGATTCTAAAGATCCTGAAGAAATCATGAACGAAATCATCGAAAAATTATATTTATGAATCTTTTTCCTCCTCATTGCCTGAATTAGTTTCACCAAAAAAATCATCCCAATCTGTAAAATCAGAATCTACGTCATTCCCTGTATAGCCATCAATTTCTCGCCTGTCTTTTTTGGTTGGCCTACCCTCACCTCTGTCTCGATAGTAGCTTTGAGATAATTTTCTCAATTTAAGCAACTCATATTGTTCTTTATCTGTGACATCTTTGATATGAAGAGAAACCAATTTTGCTCCAATTCTGCTTTTAGGGATTTGTATGACTTTTATTTTATAGTCAATTTGATTCTTACGGATTTTGATTACATCTCCTTCTTTTACCTCTTTAGACGACTTTACCACAGATTCTCCGATCGCTACTCTGTTCTTTTTTATCTCATCGGTAGCGATAGATCTGGTCTTGTAAAAACGAATACTCCATAAAAATTTATCTATTCTCATAATTTTTTATACTTTTGCCGTTATATTATTTGTAAAGTAATTAAAGTTTTTGAAATGAAAAAAATATTTTTGTATATCCTTGCTGGATCTTTGTGTTTTTCAGCTTGTAAGAAAGATGATGATGATGTTGTAGCATTCATAGAGCCAGAGAAC
This region includes:
- the porM gene encoding type IX secretion system motor protein PorM/GldM, which produces MAKGKQTPRQKMINLMYLVFIAMMALNIDVEIIRSYYDSTRALNDTRFLTEQKNEDIFEKTLEAKAQQVPDTYAGPWEQYKVLKTKLDVLVNAAEEVKVKLKKDSEFIDKDPKTGKDMNVSENFSALNNNEATIAYFFKDGDENKPSANALELKKKMDDVRSYIVSTFGNNPQLSKLVERANKSLTTDYLEGKSPNGKTWFQNKFYNQPLIAAMSNLEIIQNDARNVQSDALALMLQEKVDASIKFNQYEAIVSAPSDIQSGKKAEAIIMLGSYSNSNKISISGVSRQENGKGYLPLNTGGLGERKIGGVITLTDASGKAQQFPFTHTYNVIAGPQQVKLEQGLLLSADKMNVMYRGLENPVTGSILGADNARLSLSAPGAVVKSTGKGKWDVIPSTGNVVKLTLSGTDPTGKTVSQVFEYRIKGIPRPQGQIRGKAVNFMPVGSIPNQVVTAALPDFDFPVSFTVNSFILKLPGRAGTMIQGSSLSAAEGVLRNLRPGDVVQIYDIQATATGLGSQRLKEISPVIINVQ
- a CDS encoding shikimate kinase; the encoded protein is MIISLVGYMGSGKSHISKILSDKINFKLIDLDREISRRNKLTIPEIFEKRGEIYFRKLEREILEEILATEENIVLSLGGGTPVYYNNMEIINHNSKSVFLRTSINILIERISKQKEKRPLIAHISDENLPEFIAKHLFERNEFYSKAQFSISTDSKDPEEIMNEIIEKLYL
- the porL gene encoding type IX secretion system motor protein PorL/GldL, producing the protein MFKTKDAWMNFFYSFGAAIVILGAWLKITHISFGPINGNIALTVGLVTEAIIFIIFAFDPPAAEESYHWENVYPELLDKHANPNPLHSNVSAKNTMDHFAELENSLSGKLDKMLQDAKLDVQLFDRLRTGIDKFSSSVDQINQTVDVSASTHKYNDQLNKAAQHMESMNALYAMQIESGQRQSDFAKKYVEDMQKSAEHSEKFNQELQGLTSNLNSLNRVYGGMLTAMKS
- a CDS encoding glycogen/starch synthase; protein product: MPNQKILYITTEMYPYQEDTNLGTVVNKMALKMHNAGNDVRVFMPRFGQISERKFQLHEVIRLSGMNIIINDLDQPLIIKVASLPGERLQVYFIDNEEYFKRKQYYFDDEGAAFADNDERAIFFARGVIETIKKLNWVPDVIHLNGWMASFIPVYLKTFYQSDTYFKDAKIVLSLYNEKDAPLDKSIVEKLQFDNISGLEALNKPSFQSFVIESMKYVDEVVKGDEFLEGDLDKAFNETSTSKSEYLDLDSINKLY
- the porK gene encoding T9SS ring complex lipoprotein PorK/GldK — translated: MKRIFLLLLSASVASVSCSGGGSSSVGKPGTKGELIPREKTKSFVAERPFGMVAIPGGSFVAGQADVDFTDSPEKAPLKTVTVSSFFMDEAETTNAEYRVFINYVRDSIARTMLAEAAGEGGDGGGKGTGIGDYAYLAKKEENLTAYQEYLEGAGGRDGFDDTKKLDWKIPLHWNTSKYPDVEYAEVLESMYLPASSRVGSERLLDVSKLKYNYKWGDMNTALAENERGVNFLRSESIAIYPDTTVWVKDFHFAYNEPLFEQYFWHKAYKDYPVVGVTWDQARAYCNFRSKLKTDYNESLKRRKQRPIEFRLPTEMEWEYAARGGKQNATYPWGGPYLMDDRGCYLANFKPKRGDYMEDAKLGTYMYVAPVRKFKKNGFGLFDMAGNVSEWTESAYNNSSYGFSSTLNPSTKDKEDSKRSVRGGSWKDVGYMLMTGARDFESKDSARSYIGFRTVQDIPEAAVKVKRVTR
- a CDS encoding RNA-binding S4 domain-containing protein: MRIDKFLWSIRFYKTRSIATDEIKKNRVAIGESVVKSSKEVKEGDVIKIRKNQIDYKIKVIQIPKSRIGAKLVSLHIKDVTDKEQYELLKLRKLSQSYYRDRGEGRPTKKDRREIDGYTGNDVDSDFTDWDDFFGETNSGNEEEKDS
- a CDS encoding DUF4270 family protein, translated to MKKAFTILSMVIFGGMLVYNCEPEPDSLGEQLFLDGAAEGNEVAYDVIAYNMSNNDSIRSDASKLGMATIGAFNESQFGKQKAAYYTQLRLPAYDPDFGAEAIVDSVVLVIKPTYASDSVTTVTDENYVYPDGAVPAKQVMNRYPAVKYGKTKANGGKLTVKVHEVKEFLDGYNDIAYSNKIYEFDQLNPIGSKDFDGFVRSIAITKDSDNASLFSSEAGFRMLLSNNLFQSKIIDKKGQPELKDVASFIRHFRGLRISVEQQDGYLVQFSPSTVELLMYYKSLDTGATAKTQKKYTFSIGNGNVHIGNYIYDRAGSASQTALTGNKDTGDLQLFAQAMGGNSIGIRFPKATIDKLKMLYQNEKAAIVSAKIRMYTDQTAWNKYPKPSLMTIVQRDLDLTKTAGNQVTTNFTEDLLKLSSTPNFAYMRAYALDKNPAYYDFTVTQSLKNIVEAKPGEEIDYSNKYFKIDMGNFLQSSTGNTFAGYQFTSRAFSTDRAVFVGTDSTNPDNDPSKPYEIKLRVTYGKK
- the panC gene encoding pantoate--beta-alanine ligase; its protein translation is MEVLKSRKTLQDFIERQKEMGKKIGFAPTMGALHNGHLSLYEAARSQNDLVISSIFVNPTQFNNIEDLKKYPRDINRDIKILENSGLVDAVYIPEVQDIYPEKAESRHYDFDGLENEMEGKSRPGHFDGVGTVVEELFKQVKPDNAYFGEKDFQQLAIIKKMTEKKGLHINIIGVNIYRAENGLALSSRNQRLTEDRRKDSKIIYETLIKVNDWFRVVSIKEIKDRVKDVFDDQKGMQLEYFLIADENTLKETDFFYKDKSYRAFIVVVVDGVRLIDNMHLD
- the glmS gene encoding glutamine--fructose-6-phosphate transaminase (isomerizing), which gives rise to MCGIVGYTGFQDAYDIVINGLRRLEYRGYDSAGIVLEGENKSFNVEKTKGKVDDLVQISSQLKGIAKVGMGHTRWATHGVPSDRNSHPHVSNNGKIAIVHNGIIENYDTIKTMLTDKGYTFKSETDTEVLVNLIQYFTELNIETDFPTAVRYALNEVYGAYAITVMHEDYPGVLVVGRLGSPLAIGIGDQEYFIASDASPFVEFTKEAIYLEEGHMAILSLENGVDIRTITDNSKIVPEIQELKLNLEQIEKGGYEHFMLKEIFEQPKSIHDTMRGRLIVEEGIIKMAGIWDHLEKFKNANKITIIACGTSWHAGLIGEYLIEEFARIPVEVEYASEFRYRNPIITDKDVVIAISQSGETADTMAALKLAKERGAFIYGICNVVDSSIARITDAGSYTHAGPEIGVASTKAFTAQLTILSLIALKLGKHNGNLGNADFMSLIAELNAIPKKIEEVLEATHELTQSIAKDFINATNFLYLGRGYNYPAALEGALKLKEISYIHAEGYPAAEMKHGPIALIDENMPIVIIAPKKGHYDKIVSNVQEIKARKGKVIAVVNKGDTQVSAMADYVIEIPETSECFSPIVASVPLQLLAYYIAVYRGANVDQPRNLAKSVTVE